atggtttttgtttgtgaatgtaCGGAATGTTGTAATTTTGTAGACCCTTCATGGCTTCGAAATTCAACTTTACCCAAACATAATTTAAACATGAAATCGTAGACATTTTTTTAGTGTCTATGTGGTACTTAATAAAGTcttaaacaattaaaacatttcacaaagttTGGTGTTTGTGATCATACATTAGATAATGGCTGTGAGCAAGTGAGTAGGAGCATTATAGTCTCAACTATGCCGTCTACGTTTTGCAAGTGAATATGTCAATGATAACAGACAGGGAATGACAGGAAATCTTATTTTTATTACAACACATAGCTTATATTATGGGGTTAACAACAAAATATCAGTTACTCTATTTACATTTGCtcactgggggaaaaaaaggtgGAGGGTATAATTCCCTTTAATATAAACTGTACAACTGTACGCAACCTCTGTACTATACAACCCAATGCTGTGGGCACCAGTGTGATTATTCAGtaaaaaccaacaaataaacatctcaaactgtataataatacaaaaaggAATATGTTTTACAGTGCATAATGTTCAGTCCACATAGAttttgttcaaatgaaaaactgcTACTAAAGGCATATACAGTTGTCACAATATTCACGTAAATACTTAAGCTGTCTCTGAGCAACtacacactgctagagcagcttctctctcctctgtccttatccttctagatctctctgctgcatttgatacagtgaaccaccagatcctgatttcctcccttcagAACCTGGGTGTCTcatgctctgctctctccctgctctcttcctacctcaacaGCCGCATTTAtcgggtaacttggagaggatctgtgtctgaaccttgtcctctcactatgggggtccctcaaggttctgtcctgggtcctctcctcttctcttctctctgtacaccaactctctcggctctgtcattcactcacatggcttttcctaccatagctatgctaaTGACACCCAACTCTCTCTTccccgatctgaaacacaggtggCAGCACgcatctctgcctgtctgtctgacatctctcagtggatgtctgcacgCCATCTAAAAAtcaaccttgacaagactgaactacttttcatTCCAGACTCGCCAGCCCACGAAAttactattaactttgacaactctgtgttaatccccactcagactgctaggaacctgggtgtgacactcgatagccaactctcccttactgccaacattactgcaacaacaaggtcctgtagattcattatgtacaacatcaggagaatatgcccccttctcactcagaaagcagtgcaggttctggtccaggctcttgtCATCCCacgcctagattactgtaactccctcctggcaggtctacctgccatccgacctttgcagctcatccagaatgcagcagctcgactggtttttaaccaacctaaattcactcacactccgctcctccgctccattcactggctaccagtggctgcccgcatcaggttcaaaacattagtacttgCCTActatgctgtgaacggatcaggtccagtctacatccaggacatgatCAAATGTTACAGCCCAgcacgttcactccgctctgcttcggccaatcagctcgttcctccctcactgcgagctaaacactcatcaaaatcacgactgtttgccgtcctggctctTTAATGGTGGAATGacctccccatcgacatccttACATCAGAAAGTTTGTACATCTTCcaccgaaaactaaaaacacatctcttccgactataccttgaatagataaaaaaaaaaataataataatttgaaacCAACACTTAAGTAGCACTTtgatggcacttacttatagcactttgtagtttcgctttattttgaagaaattgtactttcttgattcttgttgtcctgAGTCTGTACCCTTGGGGTTTTAtgtacttattgtaagtcactttggataaaagcgtcagctaaattaaatgtaatgtaatgtaatgttaagCTGGATTTCATAAAGCCTGTACACACATACTATCTTTGGACACAAGTTGCCAAGCAATAAACTAGTGTGGAAAAATGAATCAGGAAATCTTTATTCAGGTCTGATGTATTCCAGGATATTGGAGTTTGATTCTGTTTCTAACACCGGCCCCTCTTTCAACATGCTCAAACTGACGTAAACAGTCATCGGTCCTTTCGTTTCTGACTGTTTTACTGGAACACCCTTGCTTTGTTTACCCGTCCCCAGATCAGGTGTTTCCACAGACCTCTGACTTCGGTATGGGCCGAGAAGTTGGTTCCCTGGCGACAGTAGCTCTGTGGCTTCTCCAGACGAGCACGGATGGGTCTCAACGTGTTCATCTGGTTTTTCATTCTGTTGTTTCGATGTAAGAGACGGGGTGGAAACGTTGTATTCCTCAGCCTCGTCACTTTCTGGGTAATAGCCTGTAGCTGATGGACTGTCGGGTGTTTTCTGCATTTGCTCTGTGTAAACCCTATCGCAGAAGCTTTCAGATGGATTACTGAAAGGATGGAAGAGGCACATTCCCTGCGGACATAACATTCACATAAAAGAAAAGACCAAAGAGACATTAGgtgatttttttgttgtatttttctcaGGAGATAAAACCTACAAAAAACCTGgaacattattttcattatgtaTAACCGAAAgattatgttttaaataaaatataaatatttttttgtaaaatgaaggTAAAATGCTGTATGTCCATTATAATTTATCAGTGCAGAAGATGAGATGTTTGAATTGTCTTGCCACCCACAGTCAACTGTGACTTAACGTCTTTATTATCTATTCCAAATCCACTGAGTCACGAATGAAAATAACCTGGAATGTACTCATCTCAGCCACTTTAATATGGTATTTAGTCATAATTCCCATTTCTCTCTTCACCTTTGGATGATCTGGTAACAGCCACTCCGCCAGGGAGCTGAGGCCTGGATCCGGCACCGGCTTCTCCCTGAATTTCTTACATCTAAAAGAAagatttcagctttttttttttatttgcttacaTGAAAATGTcgttttctttaatgttttaatttgaaatcaacCTTTATTGAATCATGACAGTCACTAACAATGTGAAACTTACCGAATAGCGCAGCACAATCCAAGAGATATCACAATAACTATGATTATGCTTCCACAGACACTGAGCACAGTTATCAGTCTCGGATCTGTAATAGAAAAAACCAAACCATGTTCAAATCTCCATACAATCACtgttatgttctgtttgtgtcacagcaatGTGAATGAGTCAGGGCGTGTGCAGCTCTAAACTTGCTACTGATGTAATCCCTCATCCCCAGTCAACCAAGGATATATGCAAATTCATATAGGGCTGCAGCAGTGCtcataaaatctaaaataagatgtgtaacattcattttgaaaaccaGAAATGTCCTCAGCCCTTTCAAAGTTATACTTACcagatgttttggttttgaaGAAACTCTGGCTGCTGTTAGAAGCTCCAGTGGAAGCCGTGGCCTGGATGTAGATGCTATATTGGGTGTCTGGTTTCAGGTCTTTTAGAAATACGTCCCGCTTTTTGCTATCAACAGTTACATCTAGGAGAAAACCGTCACAGACATTTCATGAATGGAATTGTCAGAGGTAATAAATCTCTTCGTACAGGTCTGTGCTTGCCTTACTGTGCATCGGTCCTTCCTGAGTTCTGTAGAAGACCCTGTAATAGATTACAGCACCACTGCATTCCTCCGGCGACTGTGTGACCCAGCTCACACTGGCACTATTGTGGTTAGCTCGAACACTGGCAGTGATGTTATCTGGATCTGTGGAGACCATGTTTTCAAGTTTAAAGACTGTGGTTAAACTTCTGAGTCATTGTGAAGCATGAAGAGGGTTGTACCTCCTATTCGAGAGCAGATCTGATCGGCTTGTGAGCCACGACCCGTCTGGTCATCAAAGAGGGGAGTAACTGTGATGTTGTATTGCTTCTTATCCAGGAGGTCTGCAAGAAAGGGAAGAGACCTCACAGCGATGAGGCTAGTGaaatcctgctgtgttgttcatgtgggAAAGACAAACTCCCAATAAAGTCCGAGCCCATGACTCTCCTGAGTTCACATCTGAAAACAACGTTTTTCAAATAAGCTAAACTAAAAAGTCAGTGTAAACCTCAAATTCCTTTTtcacaaagatgttttttgtcatttcaggtagttcttaGCATAAAAGAAGAGATAATTATAGTTAGGCTTTAATTACTTATTTTACGCTTTAAAAAcagtgtgaaaaagcatgatCAACAGCTGAGACGGACTCTTGATTGGTCGATAACATGTATCAGCAGGACCTTGCTTGGCTGCTTTCCCCCGATCtctactgcacagactcataGAATGAGGtgaattaaaggttcagtgtgtagatatcagagacatctagtggtgaagttgcatgttgcagcctAATACCCCTtgcctcaccctccccttccaaacctGACAAACACCCTGTGAtggccttcagttgtcataaaaactttAAAGCTGTTTAGTTTGGCCTGTCTGGGTAACTCTAAAAAATCCAATGTActtaaaaagtatttaaatataaatggccCATTgtaagataaagaaaacaacaactcctaaaatgaaagtgaaatacacgagtgaaaacatcacttggaTTATTCACTGGAGCTTCTCTGTGAGAGGTGAGTCATATTTCTCAAAAACTCCGCCTTTCTCAAGGATTCAAGATTTTACTAGCAAATGCACTACTGAGCAGTGCATCCATTATTTGCCCCACTTGAACCATGAAAGATGAGACACTAATTGATCTGGTGGTCAGCCAAGTTAACAGTGAGTCAGTGGTGGGCTTGACTCAGGTTCTACCCACTTATTCCATGTTTTCCTGTTTACCGTCACTAAGTAATCATTCTATCTGATGTTTATCTTCCATATTAGGTTGGTTGACTCACCAAACAGCGACGTGCTGGTGGATGTGGTCTCATTCCAGTAATATTGATTTCCATCGAGGGTCCAGTCGATCATGTAGCCTCTGACGGGCTGCACAGGAGCCGTCCAGCTGACCAGGACAACGCCTCCTGCGGCTGAAGTCTGGATTTCAGTCACTTGAGGGAGGCCTGCCAAGTGAAAAGAAACTGATTGATGCCGCATTGCAAACATGCACTGAAAACAAGTCAATCGATACATTGCTAAAAAGGAAGTAATCTATAACATTAAGACTCACTCCCTGCAGCGGCTGGAACGTAAACAGAGTCCTTTGCGAGCAGAGATTCATTATGGAACACGGTGAGATCCACTCTGTGCTCCTCTTCATTCACATAGACATCACAAGTCGAATTGCTGCATAAAGTTTCTGTGTAATTGAGCCCAGTTGTGTGTTGCTTGTACGGAATCTGTTGGATTTTGTAGATAAATGTGCCCTCACATGTTGCAGGAATCGGCTGTGGAGACAGTTTGTGGCACTTAGTGATGCAAGGAGCTCGGGTTTTTCTTGAGAGAATGTGGGTTATAAAGAAGGAAGTGAATTTCAAAATGTGCGACACGTGAAGAGGGCTCCTTACCGTCCACATGGCGTGAACCTTTCTGATTCCATTTGTATCCGGTCTGGTTACTGTCCTCCACAGGTGCAGCTTGACATCACTCTCTGTAAACATATGATCAAACTGTCACACAAGGGAacaacactacacaacacaacacaactgttcACACCTCGAACCGAAGCCCAAATCTTCAGCTTCAACAGATAAAAATAATGACTGATAGAACTACGCTTATTTGGGGTTTTCTGATGTTCTTTCGTGACTCGTTttacatccttccaccaagtttcgcgGGAATCTGttaagtgtttttgtgtaatcttgcttacaaacaaacatacaaaccaaccaacacacaaggAAAGGAAATGATCTATTTAAATGATCCCCTTTTATCAGAATCTATGAATCTTTCAGTGTTTTTGTATAGTGATATGATACCTTCTGAACGGCTGGATATAGTGTGATGCAGTTTGGAGCAAACATTTCTTCTTACTATTGAATTTAGTAAGAACCGTCTTCTCCAGGCTCCATTCGCTCCAGGGGGCGCTCTCCAAAGCACAGCGCACTGAAACCTTGTAGTTTCTGCAGGGTTCTACCTTCCTCGACACTAACCCATCTTCTCTGGACTTTAAAGTGATATCGGACACCTTCAAGAAAAATAACGGAAAGGACATAAGTTAGAgacaagtattttttttttttacttgaaaacaTGATTCAGTTTTGAGGTGTCCGGGAAAAATGTGTCTCTTACGTTTGGGGTTTTGTTACCGACAGTCTGGAAGAGAAAAGGCACATTTTTAATGAAAGGCACATTTTTAATGAATGCACATTAAAAATGCACATTAAAAATGTGCATTCATTAATTATCAATGAACCAAGCAATGGTagtttttcacattaaaataacttttttgtatttcttactTATATGTGTCGGACATAcctctgtgtatttgtcttgACACTTTATTTCTCCTGTTGACTTGGCTTCAGACCGGTCCCACTCAATCTTCAGATTATTGGACTCGACAGATACCTTTATCTTCGGACGAACAATTTTCACTTGGGGAACATAATCAGAGCAGCActttcaaatacacaaataaagaaaataatcgCGAAATTACACAATGTACTTCTTGATACTTACATATCTTAAAGGGATCAAATACGTAAGGGTCGGAGTACGCTTCCCAAGCATCAGTTTTAGCTCTCACAGTAACAGTGAAGTTCTCgaacattattatattatctacTGGGGAGGTGCATGTGTTTACATTCGAGATGCTCTTATTCCAGGAATCGCTTGGCGAGGAGAAACTGAAACATAAATGTTTTGAGTTAAGTAGATAAATGAcaaaggaaatataaatattacttCAAAGATGAACGAGAAGCTACTCACAATAGAGTGTAGTTTGTTGTACGATGCTGATGCTCCCATTTGCACGTGAACAGTTGTGGTAAACCTTCATTTTCTTGATTATCATAATGCAACATGCAAGATATTTTGCTGGGTTTTGCTGTGGAAAGAGGAAGTTTTGcatcataaaatataaataaatatgtatatatttcatCTAAACGGCTagaatataacaaaataaaagtcttcgTACTGTAGGTTTTGATGATGGTGCCGCCCAGGACTTGGTGTATATTAGCACTGTGGCACTCCAGCACAGCACTGTGTTGTGTGAAGTTGGTCAGTGACAGGACGGCGTGTGTGTAGTTGTTGATGGTGTTTGACAGACTCTCGTCGATGCGCTCCTTGTCCTGGGTCCAGTAGACTTTGCCTGGTACACACCTCTTGCAAAATACCTCGGTGTTCGATCCCACCTCAATGTATGGATCTTTAGGGTAAACATCACAGCCGGTCACGTGCTGGCCTGCAGGGAGAGACAATGTAATGCAACAGCTCAAAATGTGAAGGAACATCTAGTGCGTCCTAATGATGCAACAAACCATTACATTAAAGggacactttgacattttgtgaaataaacTTCATCTTGCGAAGGGTTATATGACAAgatattaaattaagttaaactAAGCTCAAAGCACCAGGCTGCAGCTTTGTACTTAACAGACATCGATTCTATCATCTGACCCTTGAGAAGGAATCTTTGACCGTCCTCACACATTTTATCTGTACACCACCAACCTGTCTCATTCCACACATACTCCTTTCTCTCCAAGCaatacccaaggtcaggttgtAGATAAAGGGCCACATAGcagtacattgtagtgtctacgctCAGTTCTATACCTAATTCAAATGCTCCAGACGAAGAGGCACCAACTCCAATTCTTTTCTACACTAGATCAGTAGAAAGATGTGATTTACGGATTGCATGCTCtaggcttaactatccaatgggatgtgaacacctacatgtaacatagagagtgaaaGCACTGTAAGCCTTTCATTGACgtgctgttggaatgggtgaCGCAGGGTGAGGGAGACATACTGGGATTCTGTGGGAGACTTCATGTTACTCTGTTGGCGTTGgtatattgtttcaccttctggtctctTTGATGCATCAAGTTAAGATCTTCTGCATAAGtaacagctgctgcctgagttctccttccaccagcttccagaaatcTTCcatcacaaacaaactgaatttaACTAATTTATTGAGAAATTTCCGCCATTCTCTGGAGTTAATCTTTCTtgtatgaagaacgcagcaagAGGTTGTCCAGATCGGTAAAGTTCACGACAACACAAAAATGTCCGGATCATTCAGAAGAGGGAGGGCGTCAGGGtcgagcatgcaggaggcaggacaggaaggaaaatgtaatgttttgtgAACAGCTCATCAACACTGGTGTCGGCCCTTAACGCCAAAAGCTGGAGCTATTACAGAGCATTTCCACAGAAACTGACTCAgatattttcagtttcacaCTCAGCCAGTAGTTCAGTGCATGACTGAAAGCAACCTTTGGTTTAATTCAACTCCTTTTCCAGACTTGTGTCAAATATGGCAGCGATACAGAGTCTGAGGGGATGGACGCAGGAGAGTTACAGTGATGtgctgttgttttcctcctcaaATGCAGAAATTGAGTAATCGTTAGAAATCTCTGACAAAGAAGTGGCAAAAAAACATCTCAATCTCCATGATTTGTTAAACAGAGACTTAGATTTCCAGTTGAAGCGGCGGCATAGGAAGCCTGTAGTTTCATTTAGAGTACATTAGTGCCACGAGTTATTTCATAATAGCTCAGGCGGTATGAAGAGCCCATTAGAGAAATATCTTGTTTCAATCAGAGCAGAAAAATGGGCTCCAAACATCATCCACTCCAGCACCACTGCATAGTCCagtcacacagataaacacgtTTTCTGGACACAAAAACTCTCAAGAacgtttgatttgatttaaaaacatttgcagCTTTTGTTAAGATAATAAATACCACTCCCGTATTATCCACGGTAAACACTTTGctatgaaaccaaaacaaaagaagCATTTTCCAGAAAGCTCTTAACAGCATTTGACAAGTCAGGTcctgcatctgcattttaacCCCATATGTCAGCATACGACAAGACAAATTAAGATATAAAAGCATTTCTCACCTTTAACAGCGAAGAGGATTAAAGCCAGGATATATGTCACTTGGAAGGGATACATCTCTTTTGTCCGGTTACCACAGATAAACAAAAGTCCCGTCCTAGACACATTCAGAGGTGTCAGATATCCAGAGGCATTGGATAACAGCGTTTTAAAAGTTGCTGTTAGAACATACTGTTTCCTGCACTGCAACTCATTTcctctcttactctgtgtgtatCAGCCGTCAAGGAAACGGGAAGTACAGCAAAGCCTGAAACAAACGAGAGGGATTACACAACTGGAGACACGGAGAGCCAAGAGGAAGTGAAGTAACTTGTCCGCTGCCTCTGAGACTTTGATGagttgtgtctgttttgtggCAACGGATCAGGAGAGAGTGAGTCAGATCATCACTGGCAGAGCACCTTGTGTATAACTTTGCTAATtcatacacagacagagagcCTGACAATCTAATTCTGCCAGGTGTGTTTCAGTAATGTTATATTATGATCAACTATGACAAATGTCAGACTCTTTCTTGTGCCATAAAAATGGCCTTTTGGGA
This genomic window from Platichthys flesus chromosome 18, fPlaFle2.1, whole genome shotgun sequence contains:
- the LOC133973447 gene encoding interleukin-31 receptor subunit alpha-like, giving the protein MYPFQVTYILALILFAVKGQHVTGCDVYPKDPYIEVGSNTEVFCKRCVPGKVYWTQDKERIDESLSNTINNYTHAVLSLTNFTQHSAVLECHSANIHQVLGGTIIKTYTKPSKISCMLHYDNQENEGLPQLFTCKWEHQHRTTNYTLFFSSPSDSWNKSISNVNTCTSPVDNIIMFENFTVTVRAKTDAWEAYSDPYVFDPFKILKIVRPKIKVSVESNNLKIEWDRSEAKSTGEIKCQDKYTETVGNKTPNVSDITLKSREDGLVSRKVEPCRNYKVSVRCALESAPWSEWSLEKTVLTKFNKSDVKLHLWRTVTRPDTNGIRKVHAMWTPIPATCEGTFIYKIQQIPYKQHTTGLNYTETLCSNSTCDVYVNEEEHRVDLTVFHNESLLAKDSVYVPAAAGSLPQVTEIQTSAAGGVVLVSWTAPVQPVRGYMIDWTLDGNQYYWNETTSTSTSLFDLLDKKQYNITVTPLFDDQTGRGSQADQICSRIGDPDNITASVRANHNSASVSWVTQSPEECSGAVIYYRVFYRTQEGPMHNVTVDSKKRDVFLKDLKPDTQYSIYIQATASTGASNSSQSFFKTKTSDPRLITVLSVCGSIIIVIVISLGLCCAIRCKKFREKPVPDPGLSSLAEWLLPDHPKGMCLFHPFSNPSESFCDRVYTEQMQKTPDSPSATGYYPESDEAEEYNVSTPSLTSKQQNEKPDEHVETHPCSSGEATELLSPGNQLLGPYRSQRSVETPDLGTGKQSKGVPVKQSETKGPMTVYVSLSMLKEGPVLETESNSNILEYIRPE